A segment of the Trifolium pratense cultivar HEN17-A07 linkage group LG7, ARS_RC_1.1, whole genome shotgun sequence genome:
ATGCATGAGAATTTTAATGGCCATTCAAATTGCACAATAGCACTGTCAACATTTCATTGTGGTAGTCTCTTTACCTCTCCGAaacttgtttggattgacttatttgaagcTATCTACTGACATCAGTACTTGTGAAACTGTTTGGGATTATATCGACCACGGTGGAATTCCAATATCAGGAGCTAGTACTTTGCTATCTAAGTTTGCAGTGAAGTAAAGTGCAACTGATGAATTTATAAGGGAGAAGGTCCATACAATTATACAAACAAAGAATTGTGATCTTGCTTTAATCCTTTCAAAAATTGCATCTAATGACTAATATGgcttcataaacaaatatatgtAGAATTTCTGATGTTAGAATCATTACATTGAAACATTGATCAAGGAGAAAACATCAAGATAATTGTCAATGTACAACTAACATTTCCCAAACAACTACTTCTAATAGTAACACAGCAACTCAAAAACCGCTTAAATTTACCTTCACATAGCTATTACAAACTTTAAGACCTCTAATAACTACTATATTTAATttacaaattatttaaaaaacattcataacataatattacagaataatgaaaaaaaaaactatgcaaATAGCACCTGAGAGCTTGAAGGAGTCAGATCAGATAAACTTTTGGGCGCGTTGATTACGTGCCATTGAACGCCAAAGTTCCATTTCCCTTTGCAATTTTCTTTCAGTTTCAGTTTAGAGATATGACCGACAGCAACCAGAAGATTTCGACCTACGACATAAATTTGAGAATCGAAAGCATTCACTGCAAAAGGTTTACATATTTGCTCAGGCAAAGGGGGGCCTTCTATGGCTTCCCAGGAATCGGTTTCCGTGTCATAAACCTTTAGCTTCATTCTTTCGAGCTCAGAAACAACAAATAAGTTGCCATAAACAACAACACTTGAACCAGTCCATCCTTCTCTAAGTCCAACAGCCATATTTTCCCAATTATTGGTTCTTGGATCGTAGACCTGTCCTCTCGGAGAGACATAAAAAGGCCATAACCAGCCTTCAGTTACAAGAAGTTTCCCATTAAGCACTGCAGCATCATAGGATGCCATATTAGTTCCCATGTTGGCGATAGCGCGCCAATTCCCACCAATCGGATCTAATACCTCAGCCGAATCTAGCTCGTAAAGATCAGTACTATTTCCACCGGCTACATAAACCAACCCATCAATTACTCCACTGGCGAAAAACGACCTTGCACTGATCATCCGATTCATCACGGTCCATCGATTTTTCGTCATCTCATATTTCAAAACCAAGTCAAGAGGACAATCAACGTCAGAGACCAGGCCACCACATACATAAAGAGTACCCTCACGAGGAATCGAAACACACCTAAAACCATGAGGACAAACCTTATCCTTACAAGGCATTGTAGGGATGGTGTGCCACGAAAAGTGAGTTAAGTCAAGAACCTGCCATTGAATCTTCCCAGTGCACTTATGGTATGCAAATACAAAAAGCCAAGGATCTTTCAAACCCAATTGCTTCCTATGAGTAAAAAACCTCTCTTTATTACCAAGTAACATATGCCATCTCTTGCATACAGCCCTACAAGACGAATGACTCTGAACCGGTAGACGAAGTAGACAATTGAGTGCAACATCATCAGGTAAACCCGGTATTAAAGGTTCTTCTCTTAGAGAATTATCTAACTCTGGTGATGGATTTGTTAAACTAGATTCAACCACAGCTAACCTAAACTTAGGAGATAGTGTCATTTGAGGATCACCTAGCTTATGAACAGGTGCTTGTTGAGACGAAAATCTAACACGCTGCATCTTTAAATCTCAAAATACACACCTAAACCCTTAATAACAACACTAAAACCTATTAGTTTCCCAAATGGATTGGAATAACATCAGACCAAACAGCAACAtccaaattttcaatccaaGAGATAAGAATCTATTCCAAATTCTCCTAAAATGATTCCCTCACATTTTTTATAGCAAATAAAAGGAATCTCTAAATCCTAATCCACAATAAAGAGAAGAAGCACAAATTCCTCCTCCACAATGATCTAAAAGCagataaaaaacaacaaattaattcCCCTTAAATATTCAACTTTAATAAAAGTGTTTCACTCATAAAAAATGTTGTTGAAACTTGGAACCTACTTCTTCATCAAAAGCTAGTAACTTTACCATTAACCAAGACTTAGGAAACAAAAAAAGTGTAATTTTGCACCAATAGCAAATAACTCAATTCACATGTCTTCAAAAAACAACACCCCAGAAACAGTATCAAATAAAAATCTAAACTTTATATGAAGACAACAGTGTGGAAACATCAAAAGTACTTTTCTGAATTAAAAGAAAGACAACCCTGAATTTATGTTGATGTTAACAAACATTGAAGGCTAACTAAAACATAGAAAAAAACAAGGAAAAGTGAAGAggtaaaaagaaacaaaaaaaaaaaaacttacaagaAGCAAAGAAAGTGGTTGGTGTGTAAGTAAAGATGAGATTGAATTGAAGGTAGTGTTTGCTTTTTTGGCTTCATAACAAAGAAAACATAAGATAAAGACTAGAGAGGAAAAGGGTATTTGATAATGATGAcgattattgttttttttttgtttgtgatgagaaaaatagaaaataaaaaaagattaaagatTTGGTTATCTTGTGGTATATATGTAGACAGTAGAGCAGATATATGCAAAGAAAACCACGCGCTTTTTGTGTTATTATCAAATGCAATTTGCAAAGGACTACGACATAGTAGCGataacttataagctaacttatagcggATAAgtaaattgattgaatttgtagtgtttaataaaattagtggttgaattaacttataagttataagtatgaaatgacatgaaaaaGATATgtctaattaatatttaatttttttcaagtaagatgataggggtaaaaatggaacaaaatatgataagctataaactataagctcataaataagctacttgaaaaataagctataagctagtagaATAAATATTTTCGTTTTTGTGTCAGTAATTTAGAGTTCAGCCACGAGATAAGTAAAGTTCGatcattaaaaattgtttttatcgaAAATCAAATTCTGATTCTCTCAAATGAGATTCGTCAAGGAAGCTCATTAACtacattttaataaaaataaaaaagtaaatttattAATGAAAGGATTTGCTTACAATTTAGCCTTCAAATTTCAATTTGTATTGACATCTCCTCAATCCAGACCTTATTTGGGTCAGTGAGAGCCGATTGGGCCAAACCACTCCTTTACCCCTAGAATTTTTTTCATCCCATCCCCTAGTTTTTCTTTTCTAcgcattttcatttttgtctATAGTAAAAACTTCGAAACGCATTTTTCGAAAAAAATTCTAgtttaaatttgtaaaaaatttggaaaacacattccaaatttttttctaaggCCAAAAGAAAAATCGCAagaaaatatcgatccacagggataattttcgcaagtgaacgaattaccacgtagtaataaaaatatcgatccacagggattgtgtgattaaactagtctaatagtgttcataaacattatgcaagaaatacacataaattgggggtatgttgagtgatgaattgttagaaaacgtgctttgatataatggaaaagcgaggtagaatcatcggaatcacctagtctatagctaaaccacatgcaatctactatatcatacgaatctactcaagtgttcacaactggatcaacaaattagtgaatcgcaatctcttgtcaaaatccactctattcgttgtcgatactcccccgatctctcgggcggaagctacctacaacgaatgatatgaaagcgcgtcgatcgttcgctacactctatgtctcaatctctcgaccggaaacactcgagtgctcaatgcaattcagttcagaaattaaatcaatactctcgcacgtgacttaactcgacatcattacaacactaatgaaggattataaagcattaagaataGATTTGCATTGAGTAAACACATGAACAGAGTACATTCTTACATATAGCAGATCACAAttgattcatctacatcctagactatcctagatcctacctccaaaagaagcttagatcctcatgttgcttcgttcgcgtcctcgcttcaacttcatggcttgagaatccatgctattgaggtgctcggagctatcctatggagtccttgatctggatcttgatgcttccaaaatcagagaataGATGAATATTGCCGAATTTTCCCCCTTAACAGAAAAatgcagaatccttatataatgaacgcaaccacgccgcgcgccagatctatcacgccgcgcgtggttgcactTTCTTCAacgacgccgcgcgtgtaacggtatcacgcggcgcgtgatcaaatctgaggtctctgatcttcaactctgccatcttcacgccgcgcgtgatagctccacgcccccgATGTAGTTGTTCCTCTtctcttcacgccgcgcgtggtcaaggctacgccgcgcgtgaccaagtcagagagcaatccaattctgatcaaagcttcacgccgcgcgtggtaggcatcacgccgcgcgtgatcaaagtgaaaacttggctccctgtgatctccatcacgcggcgcgtgatgggctacgcccccagcgtagtgaaaatcagcaatttcctgcaatttttcctgttgtcttgcaaaacaagtaatcaagcttatgattagatttctcttacatttattgcttaaaacctactaaaatgcatttaacgttgctaaaataggcatggattagagagtgtgacgatccgtcatcacaaccccaaacttaaacctttccttgtccacAAGGAAACAACtattacctcaagcttttgtgtcaagaccttggcattttccttaaattcactcgaatcatacatacgtgagaatcacctgatgatcaatgatccacctgcaaacaatgctcaattgcacaatcgttcccgcaagacattttcaagtaattCACACTTTTCAACCAAGGCTCTAAGATCCCATCACACTACTCCCATACACTCATCagttttggtaattcactcaaatcaacacatcaatgcaagtcaacaataaatttgcaagtagtctaagaattcatccggttcactttgtgcacacactttagaggtcttttagggttataacgtggcttggctagggtggatggtgacattttgggataagtagtagaaaaacttggagttagatctcCATAAGgtcaaaaattcataaaccaaacccttattcttttgaaacatagtggactagagaacattTTCATTTCAACACACAAGTTTGCAATTCTCTTTGTaactcaaggctatcacttctatTTGGATGTCTTTTCTCTTTTGCAACAttcatttcttgtttttttttttttttttttctttcataatgaTTAAAGCCTtgcaacttttgaaatttttctcaatttttcaaatcaaaactttgtaTAAGTTCTCTAggaccctcaccccaaactttatttgttgctaattccaaagagcaaccccaaacttagtggtgagcaatgcgcatcaaccactaattaggtgcctaacttccaagaaagtcattccttttttttcatcaaaattttcttaaggttatgcaaaaataacatattttctttCGGCTCAACTTGGGTAAGCAAAGGATAAATCAacatgtaagggtggatagaaaaggctcaaggtaccaataaacatgcctcgtgtgtgctacaaaagtaccaatcaaatacaaagacgacaagcaaaatcgagagacaatacatgagtggatatcacacatagaaagaATGAGAGTGTTTGGCTCGATACCtcacggttgggtcgaatccaagaaccggtcaaaaagtgtgcgttcccttcctttgcctcttgatcacatgagtgcaacaagctattgcactgcaagtttcacaaattacacacggagaaaatcatgcaattgatactcaagtaactagaaggaacatgccaaaatattgaaacaaattctaaaggtaaaaaccattccacaatcaaacaagacaaagttcaaattcaaagttAACATAGTACAatccagccaaatccaagcaacatcaaattattattacaaaccaacgaaAGTAAAGTAGTAGAAGGTAAAAGTAGAGATAGAGTAGCAGCAACAGAAAATCATAACCAAGGACGTCAAACGGtgtcatccggctggccagtgaagtagtttgtgaaagggctattcaagttcagattcagcccgtccacatccagcatctccctctccatagcagctgcctcatcctgctcaacccggcggCGCCTCTCGATCTCAGCTAACTCAGAAGTTATCAGACCAGAATTGTAAGCTTGTCTGGCCTGAAATGATGTCAGCTCCCTTGCCTGATATGCCTCCCAATCGGCATCATCCGGATACAAagtcccaaaagtaggaggagTGAAGGTAGAAcggtaagtcatcgcctcggtgtacatggaagaggaTGTATCAAAGTAAAGATTAGGAAGCCCGGAGTATTGAGAAATCTCCATCTGATGCAACATAGAAATCTCCAGGCTTCACACAGCGCGTGATGCAcccccacgccgcgcgtaatatattttaaaaactccttcctctgtactgaaggatcacgccgcgcgtgattgtactgcgcccccggcgtaATTGAGTTCTGTTTTGCCCTGTTTTGCTTCagtccttgcttctgctgcatacctacctacatacttcaaaaacaaaacaaactaaaatattagaaatcgttgggttgcctcccaaccagcgcttgtttaacgtcccgatgcttgacgtccAATACCCCTAAGGGTTAAGGAAAAGTAGTTCCACaatgtggcaagtagtgtgcattccaaggtaacttaagagcatctttaacaatatgatcataaacctggaCCTTAAAGcattgtgggtctccatcatAACACTTCATcttatcaaagacattgaatgtaacctgctgatcatcggtccttagcatgagttcaCCTATCTCCACATCGATTAAGGCTCGGCTAGTGGCTAAGAAGGGTCTACCAAGGAGCAAAGGTTCCCACTCCCTAGTTTCTTCCATGTCCAAGACCACAAAATCTGCGGGAAACACAAATCCAGCAACTctaaccaacacatcatggagaataccttccggatgcacaatcgatctatccgccaaagagagactcatctttgtcggctttgctaccgctcccagtatcttcttcatcattgataacggcatcagattTATGCTAGCAGCCAAATCACACAAAGCCTTTTCAATAGTGAGATTTCCAATAGAACatggaattgtaaagctccccggatctttctttttctgaggtagcttccgttggatgagggcgctgcactcttccgtcatacttaccatttcataaTCTAgcggttttcttttctttgtaagcagctccttcaaaaactttgcataacttggcatttgttccaatgcctcaaccaatggtatagccatctcaagcttgttcaacaccttcatgaacttcttgaactccttctctcgCTCgagattcttaactttcttactagaccgtgatggaGATTTCTTAGAGCCTATCTTCACTGAAGCTTtcaatgttgaagtggaagacttttgaggattgaCAACCGGATtgggctcttcttctttggccaccttgtgcaaacaatagataggaaccGCACCATTCAAgtcccatcctaggtcgtcattcactttctccgcttcttttaataagtcattctcttctagtggagtgagcaaatcacttatgatcatgagtttcctagagtcgccacccaaaaacacatacttccatttaggaggaagttcttttaattccggtggcttttttatcgcctttggctctttctcctcttctagggggttatccaagttttgaagaaaaatttcaatctcatgatcccactcttcttctttctcatcttttatcgcttcctctagcacttctactttgaaacattcggataccactccacaaagttcaaggtcttggttcttgacctTCTTCATCCTCGAataaggcattctagcatatggtgaaggaacttgaaacttggggtccttcacaataggtttcttgcctttcttggcactagactcattctccactctcttttcaacttcaccctcataagctttttcttccttatttctttcttctttcttattttcttttctatcttcGACTACAT
Coding sequences within it:
- the LOC123897733 gene encoding F-box/kelch-repeat protein At1g30090, translating into MQRVRFSSQQAPVHKLGDPQMTLSPKFRLAVVESSLTNPSPELDNSLREEPLIPGLPDDVALNCLLRLPVQSHSSCRAVCKRWHMLLGNKERFFTHRKQLGLKDPWLFVFAYHKCTGKIQWQVLDLTHFSWHTIPTMPCKDKVCPHGFRCVSIPREGTLYVCGGLVSDVDCPLDLVLKYEMTKNRWTVMNRMISARSFFASGVIDGLVYVAGGNSTDLYELDSAEVLDPIGGNWRAIANMGTNMASYDAAVLNGKLLVTEGWLWPFYVSPRGQVYDPRTNNWENMAVGLREGWTGSSVVVYGNLFVVSELERMKLKVYDTETDSWEAIEGPPLPEQICKPFAVNAFDSQIYVVGRNLLVAVGHISKLKLKENCKGKWNFGVQWHVINAPKSLSDLTPSSSQVLFA